One genomic segment of Sphingomonas sp. KR3-1 includes these proteins:
- a CDS encoding TetR/AcrR family transcriptional regulator, translated as MLRDGTVPKMSSIDRAEPDAAPAAPRPRNHKARVREESIERILDAAEQLFAEFGYHGVTVKDVAKRIGVSSALIHYHFDGKESIYEAIWARKAPISAHNRLAAMRRYAEEAGDNVTVEGALAAWIEPDLNVHIENHDYWAAIGKISAQANSAAGWGAEKMTKYYNPVVLALIDLLKKAMPDCDEATIFWGYHFLSGAMTHNMAQTGRLDELSHGLCTSDDFASIKRHMAKFMAAGFHAICQGPSQGR; from the coding sequence ATGTTGCGGGACGGCACCGTCCCGAAGATGAGCAGCATCGATCGAGCAGAGCCGGACGCGGCCCCGGCAGCCCCGCGCCCGCGCAACCACAAGGCGCGCGTGCGCGAGGAATCGATCGAGCGCATCCTCGATGCCGCCGAGCAGCTGTTCGCCGAGTTCGGCTATCACGGCGTGACGGTGAAGGACGTCGCCAAGCGCATCGGGGTCAGCTCGGCGCTGATCCACTATCATTTCGACGGCAAGGAAAGCATCTACGAGGCGATCTGGGCCCGCAAGGCGCCGATCTCCGCGCACAACCGGCTCGCGGCGATGCGCCGCTATGCCGAGGAAGCCGGCGACAACGTCACCGTCGAAGGCGCGCTGGCCGCCTGGATCGAGCCGGACCTGAACGTCCATATCGAGAATCACGACTATTGGGCGGCGATCGGCAAGATCAGCGCGCAGGCGAACAGTGCCGCGGGCTGGGGCGCCGAGAAGATGACCAAATATTACAACCCCGTCGTGCTCGCGCTGATCGACCTGCTCAAGAAGGCGATGCCCGATTGCGACGAGGCGACGATCTTCTGGGGCTATCACTTCCTGTCGGGCGCGATGACGCACAACATGGCGCAGACCGGACGGCTCGACGAGCTCTCGCACGGCCTGTGCACCTCGGACGATTTCGCTTCGATCAAGCGGCACATGGCGAAGTTCATGGCCGCCGGCTTCCACGCCATCTGCCAGGGGCCGTCCCAGGGCAGATAG
- a CDS encoding AMP-binding protein gives MTTALHAGTMQPYALTLDQFIDHAAKWHGAAEVVTGGIGGVTARVGYAGLRDRAKRLSGAFRALGLAAGDNLGVMAWNSQAHMECWYGAVGIGIVCHTLNPRLAPAHLATMIARAGNRVLAVSPDLVALAEQLVPLCPSLAHIIVLDEPGVASVLPACGGVTGWRYEELLDRHGAELPWGGFDENAPAGLCFTSGTTGMPKGVSYTHRSNYLHTLHQLQTDASGLSGRDTLLVAVPMFHANGWGFPFSGPACGAKLVFPSRYQDGASLARLINDERVTMAVGVPTVWLGLVDHLDATGGEVPSLERVMLGGSAVPQALMDRFEQRLGAIVQTSWGMTELSPLGTTTPANVPVRSATKSGRPPLGVDLLLTDAEGVALPEQRGPEGRLKVRGASVVERYFGEDAPAVDAAGWFDTGDLAVIDRDGNVSITGRAKDLIKSGGEWINPGEIEAIIGALPGIAQVAVIGRAHPKWGERPILVIEPGKGAAIADEALLEALRGQVASWWLPDAIVRLAAMPLALTGKIDKARLRAEHGAAA, from the coding sequence ATGACCACCGCCCTGCACGCCGGCACGATGCAGCCCTATGCGCTGACGCTGGACCAGTTCATCGATCATGCCGCCAAATGGCATGGCGCCGCCGAAGTGGTCACCGGCGGCATTGGCGGGGTGACCGCGCGGGTCGGCTATGCCGGCCTGCGCGATCGCGCCAAGCGGCTCTCCGGCGCCTTCCGCGCGCTCGGGCTGGCGGCGGGCGACAATCTGGGCGTGATGGCCTGGAACAGCCAGGCGCACATGGAATGCTGGTACGGCGCGGTCGGGATCGGGATCGTCTGCCACACGCTCAACCCGCGACTGGCGCCGGCGCATCTCGCGACGATGATCGCGCGGGCGGGCAACCGCGTGCTGGCGGTCAGCCCGGACCTGGTGGCGCTGGCCGAGCAGCTGGTGCCGCTCTGCCCGAGCCTCGCGCACATCATCGTGCTCGACGAGCCCGGCGTGGCGAGCGTGCTGCCGGCATGCGGCGGGGTGACCGGCTGGCGCTACGAGGAATTGCTCGACCGCCACGGCGCGGAACTGCCCTGGGGCGGGTTCGACGAGAATGCGCCGGCCGGGCTCTGCTTCACCTCGGGCACCACCGGCATGCCCAAGGGCGTGAGCTACACGCACCGCTCCAACTATCTCCACACGCTCCACCAGCTCCAGACCGATGCGAGCGGGCTGAGCGGGCGCGACACGCTGCTGGTCGCGGTGCCGATGTTCCACGCCAATGGCTGGGGCTTTCCCTTTTCGGGCCCGGCATGCGGCGCGAAGCTGGTCTTCCCGAGCCGCTACCAGGACGGCGCCAGCCTTGCCCGGCTGATCAACGACGAGCGCGTGACGATGGCGGTGGGCGTGCCGACGGTGTGGCTCGGGCTGGTCGATCATCTCGACGCCACGGGCGGGGAGGTGCCGTCGCTCGAGCGGGTGATGCTCGGCGGATCCGCGGTGCCCCAGGCGCTGATGGACCGGTTCGAGCAGAGGCTGGGCGCGATCGTGCAGACGAGCTGGGGAATGACCGAGCTCTCGCCGCTCGGCACCACCACCCCGGCGAACGTTCCGGTCCGCAGCGCCACCAAATCGGGCCGGCCGCCGCTCGGCGTCGACCTGCTGCTGACCGATGCCGAGGGCGTGGCGCTGCCAGAGCAGCGCGGGCCGGAAGGGCGGCTCAAGGTGCGCGGTGCGAGCGTGGTCGAGCGCTATTTCGGCGAGGACGCGCCGGCGGTGGACGCTGCCGGCTGGTTCGACACTGGCGATCTGGCGGTGATCGATCGCGACGGCAATGTCAGCATCACCGGGCGGGCCAAGGACCTGATCAAGTCGGGCGGCGAATGGATCAACCCCGGCGAGATCGAGGCGATCATCGGCGCGCTACCCGGGATCGCCCAGGTCGCGGTGATCGGCCGTGCGCATCCCAAATGGGGCGAACGGCCGATCCTGGTGATCGAGCCGGGCAAGGGCGCCGCGATCGCCGACGAGGCGCTGCTCGAGGCGTTGCGCGGACAGGTCGCCAGCTGGTGGCTGCCCGATGCGATCGTCCGGCTTGCGGCGATGCCGCTCGCGCTGACCGGGAAGATCGACAAGGCCCGGCTGCGCGCCGAGCATGGGGCGGCAGCATGA
- a CDS encoding SDR family oxidoreductase: MSGALGGLFDLTGRVAIVTGGSRGLGLQVARALGEYGASLAIVARRQTELDAAVEALAEAGYTASGFAVDLGTPAAAVELTERVLAQFGRIDVLVNNAGATWGAPAEAYPLEGWNKVIDLNVTGLFLLTQAVARTAFLPQGKGAVVNVASIEGLLGHHPDRLGTIAYNTAKGAVINMTRALAAEWGPRGIRVNALAPGFFPSKMTAATLDAHGAEMLHQTPLGKLGGETDLMGPALLLASDAGGHITGQTIVVDGGMTIV, translated from the coding sequence ATGAGCGGGGCGCTTGGCGGATTGTTCGACCTGACCGGCCGCGTGGCGATCGTCACCGGCGGCTCGCGCGGGCTCGGGCTGCAGGTCGCCCGCGCGCTCGGCGAATATGGCGCATCGCTGGCGATCGTCGCGCGCCGGCAGACGGAGCTGGATGCCGCGGTCGAGGCGCTGGCTGAAGCGGGATATACCGCGAGCGGCTTCGCCGTCGATCTCGGCACGCCGGCCGCGGCAGTGGAGCTGACCGAGCGCGTGCTCGCCCAGTTCGGGCGGATCGACGTGCTGGTGAACAATGCGGGGGCCACCTGGGGCGCGCCTGCGGAAGCCTATCCGCTCGAGGGCTGGAACAAGGTGATCGACCTCAACGTCACCGGCCTGTTCCTGCTCACCCAGGCAGTGGCGCGCACGGCGTTCCTGCCGCAGGGCAAGGGCGCGGTGGTCAACGTCGCGTCGATCGAGGGGCTGCTCGGCCATCATCCCGACCGGCTCGGCACGATCGCCTACAACACCGCCAAGGGCGCGGTGATCAACATGACCCGCGCGCTCGCCGCCGAATGGGGGCCGCGCGGCATCCGGGTCAACGCGCTGGCGCCGGGCTTCTTCCCCTCCAAGATGACCGCGGCGACGCTTGACGCGCACGGGGCCGAGATGCTGCACCAGACTCCGCTCGGCAAGCTGGGCGGCGAGACCGACCTGATGGGGCCCGCGCTCCTCCTCGCCTCCGATGCCGGGGGCCATATCACCGGCCAGACCATCGTCGTCGATGGCGGCATGACCATCGTTTGA
- a CDS encoding acyl-CoA dehydrogenase, whose product MLLDRRDIDFLLHDWLNASALADRATVDAILDLSEKLAAEQFLPHYKRSDVEEPWLDEAGQVHICPAIGEALAHYAELGLFAAGFPEEQGGLGLPYLVCAASFAFFAAANVATAAYPMLTVANARLIAAFGSEVQFEAFARPEIEGRWFGTMCLSEPQAGSSLADVRTRAVADGEDLLGARYRLTGNKMWISGGDQDASGNIVHLVLAKVPDAAGVLPEGTAGISLFIVPKILPDGSRNDVRVAGLNHKMGYRGTANCLLNFGEEGGATGWIVGAPGEGLRQMFQMMNEARIGVGIGAAALGYRSYLLSARYARERLQGRSAGVRSGAPVAIIEHADVRHMLLRQKAYVEGAMALCLYCARLVDTAEDNGEDAALLGLLTPVAKTWPSEHGLAANDIAIQIHGGYGYTRDFDVEQLWRDNRLNPIHEGTTGIQAIDLLGRKILGDGSGLPVLSLRIAQAVKAARAVPALARHADALSASLQRVTDTIELLRGGNRAAAADNATAFLQAFGQVVLAWLWLEQAVVADAVGGEMAEGKLRACRYFFECELPRADLLLGFVASGSDVASGAPTRIF is encoded by the coding sequence ATGCTGCTCGACCGTCGCGATATCGACTTCCTGCTCCACGACTGGCTGAACGCCAGCGCGCTGGCCGACCGCGCGACTGTGGATGCAATCCTCGACTTGTCGGAGAAGCTCGCCGCCGAGCAGTTCCTGCCGCATTACAAGCGCAGCGACGTGGAGGAGCCGTGGCTCGACGAGGCGGGGCAGGTCCATATCTGTCCGGCGATCGGCGAGGCGCTGGCGCATTATGCCGAGCTCGGCCTGTTCGCCGCGGGCTTTCCGGAGGAACAGGGCGGGCTCGGGCTGCCCTATCTGGTCTGTGCGGCGTCCTTCGCGTTCTTCGCCGCGGCCAATGTCGCGACCGCGGCCTATCCGATGCTCACCGTCGCCAATGCGCGGCTGATCGCGGCCTTTGGCAGCGAGGTGCAGTTCGAGGCCTTTGCCCGGCCCGAGATCGAGGGGCGCTGGTTCGGGACGATGTGCCTGTCCGAGCCCCAAGCCGGATCGAGCCTCGCCGATGTGCGCACCCGAGCGGTGGCGGACGGGGAGGACCTGCTCGGCGCGCGCTACCGGCTGACCGGCAACAAGATGTGGATCTCGGGCGGCGACCAGGATGCGAGCGGCAACATCGTCCATCTCGTGCTCGCCAAGGTGCCCGATGCCGCGGGCGTTCTGCCGGAGGGGACCGCGGGCATCTCGCTGTTCATCGTGCCCAAGATCCTGCCCGACGGCAGCCGCAACGACGTGCGCGTCGCCGGGCTCAACCACAAGATGGGCTATCGCGGCACCGCCAATTGCCTGCTCAATTTCGGCGAAGAGGGCGGGGCGACCGGCTGGATCGTCGGCGCGCCGGGCGAGGGGCTGCGCCAGATGTTCCAGATGATGAACGAAGCGCGGATCGGCGTCGGCATCGGCGCGGCGGCGCTCGGCTATCGCAGCTATCTGCTCTCCGCGCGCTATGCCCGCGAGCGGCTGCAGGGCCGGTCGGCCGGGGTGCGCAGCGGCGCGCCGGTGGCGATCATCGAGCATGCCGATGTGCGCCACATGCTGCTGCGGCAGAAAGCCTATGTGGAAGGCGCGATGGCGCTCTGCCTCTATTGCGCGCGGCTGGTCGATACCGCCGAGGACAATGGAGAGGATGCCGCGCTGCTCGGCCTGCTCACCCCCGTCGCCAAGACCTGGCCATCCGAGCATGGCCTTGCCGCCAACGACATCGCGATCCAGATCCATGGCGGCTACGGCTATACGCGCGACTTCGATGTCGAGCAGTTGTGGCGCGACAACCGGCTGAACCCGATCCACGAGGGCACCACCGGCATCCAGGCGATCGACCTGCTCGGCCGCAAGATCCTGGGTGATGGATCGGGGCTGCCGGTGCTGAGCCTGCGGATTGCGCAGGCAGTGAAGGCGGCGCGCGCGGTGCCGGCGCTCGCGCGGCATGCCGATGCGCTTTCGGCATCGCTGCAGCGCGTGACCGACACGATCGAGCTGCTGCGCGGTGGCAATCGCGCCGCGGCCGCGGACAATGCCACGGCATTCCTCCAGGCGTTCGGCCAGGTCGTGCTGGCCTGGCTGTGGCTCGAGCAGGCGGTCGTGGCCGATGCGGTGGGCGGCGAGATGGCCGAGGGCAAGCTGCGCGCCTGCCGCTATTTCTTCGAATGCGAGCTGCCCAGGGCCGACCTGTTGCTCGGCTTCGTCGCCTCGGGGAGCGATGTCGCGTCAGGCGCGCCGACGCGGATCTTCTAG
- a CDS encoding MFS transporter — protein sequence MTTSAGRPRQGFAGLWNISFGFLGIQIGFALQNANMSRVFQSLGESIDDLALLWIAAPLTGLLVQPIIGHYSDRTWGRFGRRRPYFLAGAVLATLALVAMPNAPALLAAALLLWILDASLNVSMEPFRAFVGDMLDKEQHTAGYAIQTAFIGAGAVMGSATPWLLDHLGVSNAAPGGGLPDTVRWSFYLGGAALLLAVLWTVLTTREHSPGEILAFDGPAPAPQPAPPAKAGAGLPWLIGGAVLGLLVFALGLEKELYLLAGLLAAYGAARIVTALTSGTGLLGDLMADFSGMPAVMKRLALVQFFSWSALFIMWIYTTPVVAQYVFHAPDSSSAGYNEAGNWVGILFAAYNAVATLAALFVLRPLARRLGKVRTHAIALALGALGYASFLVIRDPQALLLAEIGIGVAWASILAMPYAILASALPQAKLGVYMGLFNVFVVIPQLLVATVIGTVMRHLFPGQPIWTMAIAAAVMLLAALATLRVREA from the coding sequence GTGACGACATCGGCGGGCCGCCCGCGCCAGGGATTTGCCGGGCTGTGGAACATCAGCTTCGGCTTCCTGGGCATCCAGATCGGCTTCGCGCTGCAGAACGCGAACATGAGCCGAGTCTTCCAGTCGCTCGGCGAGAGCATCGACGACCTCGCCTTGCTGTGGATCGCCGCGCCGCTGACCGGGCTGCTGGTCCAGCCGATCATCGGCCATTATTCGGACCGGACCTGGGGCCGCTTCGGCCGCCGCCGCCCCTATTTCCTCGCCGGCGCGGTGCTGGCGACGCTGGCGCTGGTCGCCATGCCCAACGCGCCGGCGCTGCTCGCCGCGGCGCTGCTGCTCTGGATACTCGACGCATCGCTCAACGTCTCGATGGAGCCGTTCCGCGCCTTTGTCGGCGACATGCTCGACAAGGAACAGCACACTGCCGGCTATGCGATCCAGACCGCGTTCATCGGCGCAGGCGCGGTGATGGGCTCCGCCACTCCCTGGTTGCTCGACCATCTCGGCGTGTCCAATGCCGCCCCCGGCGGCGGCCTGCCCGACACGGTGCGCTGGAGCTTCTACCTCGGCGGCGCGGCGCTGCTGCTGGCGGTGCTGTGGACCGTGCTCACCACCCGCGAACATTCCCCCGGCGAGATCCTGGCGTTCGACGGCCCCGCCCCCGCGCCGCAACCGGCCCCGCCCGCCAAGGCCGGCGCCGGCCTGCCCTGGCTCATCGGCGGCGCGGTGCTCGGCCTGCTGGTCTTCGCGCTAGGGCTCGAGAAGGAACTCTACCTCCTCGCCGGGCTGCTCGCCGCCTATGGCGCCGCCAGGATCGTCACGGCGCTGACCAGCGGCACCGGGCTGCTCGGCGACCTGATGGCCGATTTCTCGGGCATGCCGGCGGTGATGAAGCGGCTCGCGCTGGTCCAGTTCTTCAGCTGGTCCGCGCTGTTCATCATGTGGATCTACACCACGCCGGTGGTCGCCCAATATGTCTTCCACGCGCCCGACAGCAGCAGCGCCGGCTATAACGAGGCCGGCAACTGGGTCGGCATCCTCTTCGCCGCCTACAATGCCGTCGCCACGCTCGCTGCGCTGTTCGTGCTCCGCCCCCTCGCCCGTCGCCTCGGCAAGGTGAGGACGCATGCGATCGCGCTCGCGCTCGGCGCGCTCGGCTATGCGAGCTTCCTGGTGATCCGCGACCCGCAGGCGCTGCTCCTCGCCGAGATCGGCATCGGCGTGGCCTGGGCCTCGATCCTCGCCATGCCCTATGCGATCCTCGCCTCGGCGCTGCCCCAGGCAAAGCTCGGCGTGTACATGGGCCTGTTCAACGTCTTCGTCGTCATTCCCCAGCTGCTGGTGGCGACGGTGATCGGCACGGTGATGCGCCACCTGTTCCCGGGTCAGCCGATCTGGACGATGGCGATCGCCGCCGCAGTGATGCTGCTCGCCGCGCTGGCGACGCTCCGGGTGCGCGAAGCCTAG
- a CDS encoding glycoside hydrolase family 97 protein: MKLAPIALAFAAFTFSAPALAQDDLSQKQDGNVVARAASPDGKLSVTISLDSEGRASYAVQRAGKPLLSDSRLGFLFTDAPKLDRGMSLVEIKRDKSDTSWTQPFGEWTTVRDNHTEMTVRLREKADLKREMDVTFRIFDDGVGFRYTLPDQPNLHHANIADELTEFAFAEPGTAWWKPAYLWNREEYLYNKTALDAVGTAQTVMTVKLADGTHVALHEAALVDYAAMNLQRAEGNTFKASLTPGAGAPKVSRDAGFSTPWRTIAIADDAAGLYAASRMTLNLNEPNKLGDVSWIKPGKFVGVWWNMIKGEWTWSRGPKHGATTAHVKAYIDFAAANHIPGVLVEGWNVGWDGNWFGNGNAMNFDQPTEDFDAAELARYAKAKGVYLIGHNETGGSASHYDSQLDRAFGYARDHGIPVVKTGYVTDAGQIERVDPDGSQHREWHEGQWMVNHHLRVVTTAANYHVSIDSHEPVKDTGLRRTWPNWVAREGGRGMEYNAWGGKNPPEHEANMVFTQFLGGPMDFTPGVLSLKGSDNSDIQSTVAKQLALYVVLYSPVVMAADTPENYAKYPGEMKFIRDVPTDWSDTRVLNGEVGDYATFARKARGSDDWYLGAVGDEQARSSVVTLDFLDAGRSYTAEIYRDGPGADYRTDARQSITMETRQVKKGDTLTIALAPGGGEAIRFVASPKKARRR; this comes from the coding sequence ATGAAGCTCGCCCCCATCGCGCTGGCATTCGCTGCCTTCACCTTCTCCGCCCCCGCGCTCGCCCAGGACGATCTGTCGCAGAAGCAGGATGGCAATGTCGTCGCCCGCGCCGCCTCGCCCGACGGCAAGCTCAGCGTGACGATCAGCCTCGATAGCGAGGGCCGCGCGAGCTATGCCGTCCAGCGCGCCGGCAAGCCGCTGCTGAGCGACAGCCGCCTGGGCTTCCTGTTCACCGACGCGCCCAAGCTCGATCGCGGCATGAGCCTGGTCGAGATCAAGCGCGACAAGTCCGACACGAGCTGGACCCAGCCCTTTGGCGAATGGACCACGGTCCGCGACAACCACACCGAGATGACGGTTCGTCTTCGGGAAAAGGCCGATCTCAAGCGCGAGATGGACGTCACTTTCCGCATCTTCGACGATGGCGTAGGCTTCCGCTACACGCTGCCCGACCAGCCCAACCTGCATCACGCCAACATCGCCGACGAGCTGACCGAGTTCGCCTTCGCGGAGCCAGGCACCGCCTGGTGGAAGCCCGCCTATCTGTGGAACCGCGAGGAATATCTCTACAACAAGACCGCGCTCGACGCGGTCGGCACCGCGCAGACGGTGATGACGGTCAAGCTCGCCGACGGCACGCATGTCGCGCTGCACGAGGCGGCGCTGGTCGATTATGCCGCGATGAACCTGCAGCGGGCCGAGGGGAACACCTTCAAGGCCTCGCTCACCCCCGGTGCCGGCGCCCCCAAGGTCTCGCGCGATGCCGGCTTCTCGACGCCGTGGCGCACGATCGCGATCGCCGACGACGCGGCCGGGCTCTACGCCGCGAGCCGGATGACGCTGAACCTCAACGAGCCGAACAAGCTTGGGGACGTCTCCTGGATCAAGCCGGGCAAGTTCGTCGGCGTGTGGTGGAACATGATCAAGGGCGAATGGACCTGGTCGCGCGGGCCCAAGCACGGCGCCACCACCGCGCATGTGAAGGCCTATATCGACTTCGCCGCCGCCAACCACATCCCCGGCGTCCTGGTCGAGGGCTGGAATGTCGGCTGGGACGGCAACTGGTTCGGCAACGGCAACGCGATGAACTTCGACCAGCCGACCGAGGATTTCGATGCCGCCGAGCTGGCGCGCTATGCGAAGGCCAAGGGCGTCTATCTGATCGGCCATAACGAGACCGGCGGCTCGGCCAGCCATTACGACAGCCAGCTCGACCGCGCTTTCGGCTATGCCCGTGACCACGGCATCCCGGTGGTCAAGACCGGCTATGTGACGGACGCCGGCCAGATCGAGCGCGTCGATCCGGACGGCTCGCAGCACCGCGAATGGCATGAGGGCCAGTGGATGGTGAACCACCACCTCCGCGTCGTCACCACCGCCGCCAACTATCACGTCTCGATCGACAGCCATGAGCCGGTGAAGGACACCGGCCTGCGCCGCACCTGGCCGAACTGGGTGGCGCGCGAGGGCGGCCGGGGCATGGAATACAACGCCTGGGGTGGCAAGAATCCGCCCGAGCATGAGGCGAACATGGTCTTCACCCAGTTCCTCGGCGGGCCGATGGACTTCACCCCCGGCGTGCTCAGCCTCAAGGGCTCGGACAATTCGGACATCCAGTCGACCGTCGCCAAGCAGCTCGCGCTCTACGTCGTGCTCTATTCGCCGGTGGTGATGGCCGCCGACACGCCCGAGAACTACGCCAAGTACCCCGGCGAGATGAAGTTCATCCGCGACGTGCCGACCGACTGGAGCGACACCCGCGTGCTGAACGGCGAGGTCGGCGACTATGCGACCTTCGCGCGCAAGGCCAGGGGCAGCGACGACTGGTATCTCGGCGCGGTCGGCGACGAGCAGGCGCGCAGCTCGGTCGTCACGCTCGACTTCCTCGACGCCGGGCGCAGCTACACCGCCGAGATCTATCGCGACGGCCCCGGCGCCGACTATCGCACCGACGCCCGCCAATCGATCACGATGGAGACGCGCCAGGTGAAGAAGGGCGACACGCTGACGATCGCGCTTGCGCCGGGCGGCGGCGAGGCGATCCGCTTCGTCGCGAGCCCGAAAAAGGCGCGCCGCCGGTGA
- a CDS encoding alpha-glucosidase: MNQLAAKAEPQNAQPWWRGASIYQIYPRSFFDSNGDGIGDLPGITARLDYVAGLGVDAIWLSPFFKSPMADFGYDVADYRNVDPIFGTLADFDALIARAHALGLRVLIDQVWAHTSDEHAWFVESRASRDNPKADWYVWHDAKPEGSPPTNWQSVFGGPAWTWDARRGQYYMHNFLKEQPQLNCHLPEVQEELLAITRFWLDRGVDGFRIDAINFSMHDPEFRDNPPAPDDGKPRTRPFDFQQHIYNQSHADIPGFLERLRGVFDAYPDRFTVAEVGGADADREMKLFTAGDNRLNTAYGFDFLYAPKLTAAAVRAALQNWPAGGSWPSWAFENHDAPRAVSRWAAPAQADAFARMKMLLLAALRGNIFLYYGEELGLDQVEIPFEALQDPEAIANWPRTLSRDGARTPMPWEAGAPQLGFTSGKPWLPLGPNHDRLAIDVQDADPASHLAWTRQVLAFRNASPALRTGDIAFIDAPGELIAFERAAEGERLLCVFNLGDAAQHWAPADPARWHSLLATGMVDAWAFVPHSGLIARFEA; the protein is encoded by the coding sequence GTGAACCAGCTTGCCGCGAAGGCGGAACCTCAGAATGCACAGCCCTGGTGGCGGGGCGCGTCGATCTACCAGATCTACCCGCGCAGCTTCTTCGATTCGAACGGCGACGGGATCGGTGACCTGCCTGGCATCACCGCGAGGCTCGACTATGTCGCGGGCCTGGGCGTCGATGCGATCTGGCTGTCGCCCTTCTTCAAATCACCGATGGCCGATTTCGGCTATGACGTGGCGGACTATCGCAACGTCGATCCGATCTTCGGCACACTCGCCGATTTCGACGCGCTCATCGCCCGCGCCCATGCGCTCGGCTTGCGCGTGCTGATCGACCAGGTCTGGGCGCACACGTCGGACGAACATGCATGGTTCGTCGAGAGCCGGGCCAGCCGCGACAATCCCAAGGCCGACTGGTATGTCTGGCATGATGCCAAGCCCGAGGGCTCGCCGCCGACCAACTGGCAGTCGGTCTTCGGCGGCCCGGCCTGGACCTGGGACGCGCGGCGCGGCCAATATTACATGCACAATTTCCTGAAGGAGCAACCGCAGCTCAACTGTCACCTGCCCGAAGTGCAGGAAGAGCTGCTGGCGATCACCCGCTTCTGGCTCGATCGCGGCGTCGACGGCTTCCGCATCGATGCGATCAACTTCTCGATGCACGATCCCGAATTCCGCGACAATCCGCCGGCGCCTGACGACGGCAAGCCGCGCACCCGCCCGTTCGACTTCCAGCAGCACATCTACAACCAGAGCCATGCCGACATCCCCGGCTTTCTCGAGCGGCTGCGGGGCGTGTTCGATGCCTATCCCGATCGCTTCACCGTCGCGGAGGTCGGCGGGGCGGATGCGGACCGCGAGATGAAGCTGTTCACCGCCGGCGACAACCGGCTCAACACCGCCTATGGCTTCGACTTCCTCTACGCGCCGAAGCTGACCGCGGCGGCGGTGCGCGCGGCGCTGCAGAACTGGCCCGCGGGCGGCAGCTGGCCGAGCTGGGCATTCGAGAACCACGACGCGCCCCGTGCCGTCTCGCGCTGGGCGGCGCCCGCGCAGGCCGACGCGTTCGCCCGCATGAAGATGCTGTTGCTCGCCGCACTGCGCGGCAACATCTTCCTGTACTATGGAGAGGAGCTGGGGCTTGACCAGGTCGAGATCCCGTTCGAGGCGCTGCAGGATCCCGAGGCGATCGCCAACTGGCCGCGCACGCTGTCGCGCGACGGCGCGCGGACGCCGATGCCGTGGGAAGCCGGGGCGCCGCAACTCGGCTTCACCAGCGGCAAGCCCTGGCTGCCGCTCGGCCCCAACCACGACAGGCTCGCGATCGACGTCCAGGATGCCGATCCGGCCTCGCACCTCGCTTGGACCCGCCAGGTGCTCGCCTTCCGAAACGCCTCGCCCGCGCTACGCACTGGCGACATCGCGTTCATCGATGCGCCGGGCGAGCTGATCGCTTTCGAGCGCGCGGCCGAGGGCGAGCGCTTGCTCTGCGTCTTCAACCTGGGCGATGCTGCGCAGCATTGGGCACCCGCCGACCCGGCACGATGGCACAGCCTGCTCGCCACCGGCATGGTGGACGCCTGGGCCTTTGTCCCCCATTCCGGGCTGATCGCCCGTTTCGAAGCCTGA